The following is a genomic window from Meiothermus sp. QL-1.
CTACGCCGCCCGGCTGGCGGCCAGCCGCCCGCGCAAGCTGCTCCACGTAGCCCATAAGGCCAACGTTCTACCCATGACCCAGGGCCTCTTCATGCGCACTGTTTTCGAGGAAGCCGCCCGCTTCCCTGAACTCAAGACCCAGGACATCATCATCGACAACTGCGCCATGCAGCTCGTGCGCAACCCCGAGCGCTTCGACGTGATCGTAACTACCAACCTGTTTGGCGATATCCTCTCCGACCTCACCGCTGGGCTGGTGGGCGGGCTGGGCATTGCGGCCAGCGGCAACATCGGGGATAAGTACGCGGTCTTCGAACCAGTCCACGGCAGCGCCCCCGATATTGCCGGCAAGGGGATTGCCAATCCTGCAGCCGCCATCCTCTCAGCGGCCATGATGCTGGAGCACTTGGGTGAGACCGAGGCGGCCCGGCGAATCGAGGCCGCGGTGGACAAGGCGCTGGCCGAGGGCCCTCGCACCCCCGACCTTGGGGGCCAAGCCACCACCTTGGAGTTCGCCCAGGCGGTGGCCCAGGCCCTCTAAGGGCGCTTCTTGCAAAAGGGAGTGGTACCCACGGTCAAACCCGGCACGGCCTGGCGTATGTGCCGTGTTATACTTACACCTAGCTTGGGACGCTCGCAAAGGGGGCAATGTGCGTGACTTTTTCAGCGGATTGCTGAGGCCCAGGGTAGAGGCGCTGGGCCTTGAGATAGGCACGGCCAACCTGAAGATGGTCGAGCTCTCGGGGACCCCTCCCAGCCTGAAGAGTCTAAGCATAAGGCCCACCCCACCCGGCGCCATTCAGGAAGGCTCCATCATCGAGCCTGCGGTCCTGGCCGATTCGCTCAAGGAAATGCTGGCCGAGATGCGTACCCGCAAACGGTACGTGGTCACCGCCACCAGCAACCTAGCCGTCATCACCCGCACCCTACAGGTGCCCAAGATGCCCCCCAAGCAGCTGGAGGAGGCTGTGCGCTGGGAGGCCGAGCGCTACATTCCTTTTCCCATTGACGAGGTGGTGCTGGACTACGCCCCTCTGGACCCCCTGGAGTCTGTGCCCGACGGCGAGCAAATAGATGTGGTGGTGGGGGCAGCCCGCCAGGAAACCGTCGCCAGCCTGGTGGAAACCCTCAAGACCGCTGGGCTCGAGCCGGTAGTCATCGATGTAAAGCCTTTCGCCGGCCTGCGCACTTTGGAGGCCCGCCTGCGGGCTACCGACCGGGAGCCCATCACCCTATTCTTGGAGATCGGGGCTGAATCCTCGGCCCTGGTCCTCACCCGAGGGGAGCGGCTGCTTTTGAACCGGGTCCTTAACCTGTCGGGCAAGGACTTCACCGAGACCATCGCCAAGGCCTTCAACCTGGACGCCATGGCCGCTGAGGAGGCCAAGAAGAACTACGGCCTGGCTACCATCCCCACCGAGGACGAAGACCTGCTTTTGGACTTCGACGCCGAACGCGAGCGCTTCAATCCGGCCCGCATGTACGATGCGGTCCGCCCGGTACTGGTCGAGCTCACCACCGAGCTGCGGCGAAGCCTGGAGTTCTTCCGGGTGCAGGTGGGCGACCTGGGGGTGGACCAGGGCTTTGTAGCAGGAGGGGGCAGCAAGCTGCGCAGCTTGGTTCCGCTCCTGGCCGACACCCTGGGCATCCCCTTGGAGGTCGCCGACCCCTGGCAGGGCATCCAGATCGACAAAAGCCGGTTTGACCTGGAATACCTGCGCAGCCTCGCGCCGGAGTTCACGGTGCCAGTAGGGCTGGCGCTACGGGGGGTGAACCCGCTTGATTAAGCTCAACCTTCTTCCCAAAAACCTGCGCCGGCGGGTGGAGCCAGGCTGGTGGCGCCTGGCCGCTATAGCGGTGGTGCTGGCCGCGCTGGGCACGGCAGGCTTCCTGCACTACTCCACCCTGTCCCGCATCCAGGCGCTGGAAAACCAGCGGGACCAGCTTCAGGTAGAAGTGGATGTGCTGCGGCCCTTCATCGCGGAACAAAACCGGCTCAACCAGCAGCAGCGGGAACTAGAGCAGCTACTCTCGGTGCGCAATCGCCTCCAGGAGCGCTTTGTGCCTTGGTCTGAGAACCTGGCTTTGGTCATCAACCAGATTCCCCGCGAAGGCCGCCGCTTTGGCGTGGCCCTGCGCAGCATCGGGACCAAGGCCCTCACCCCGCAGGAGGTCCAAAGCAACGTGCAAAACGGGGTATACGACGGCAAGCCGGTGAACATAGAGTTCAGCTTGCAAGGAGAGGCCATCGGGCAAAGCGCCCTGATCCGGTTCATAGAGGCCTTCGAGAACTCCCCCCGCTTCGGCATCAACTTCCAAAACGCAAGTCTGGACCAGCAGCGCCAGCTCTACACCTTTGGGGCCACCGTGGGCCTGGTCAGCCAGCCCCCGGCCACCGCCAGCAACACAACAGGAGGTGAAGGCAGTGGTAGCCCTTCTCGCTAGGATGGGCCAGCGCGAGTGGGCCATTGTGGCCATGTTAGCTGCCCTGCTGCTCGGGCTCATGTGGCACTTCCTGGTCACCCAACCCCTGCAAGGCCGCATTCCCCAGCTCCAGGCCGAGATCGACCGGCTCACCATCGAGCGCGACCGGGGGCGCGCTGCCCAGCGGGCCCTGCCCCAGCTACGGGAGACCATCGCCCGCTTGGAGGCTGAAAGGCAGCAGTTCCTGCGCGAGCTGCCCCCCACCGAGCAGCTTGGCCGGGTCCTGGCTGGGCTGGCCCAAACGGCCCGCGAAAGCGGGGTGGTGCTGCGTAGCCTGAACCGAAGCCCAGGGGACAACCAGGGGGTGGCCAACGTGCGGGCCACCAACCTGGCGCTGCAGGTCGAGTCCCCCTTCCCTGAGCTGTACGTGTTTCTGCGCAACCTCGAGGCCTTCCAGCGCTTCGCCGTCATCTCGGGGCTGAACCTGACCTTGGCCGGTGCTGGCAACGCCCCTTCCGACCCCACCAACCCCACCATCAGCACCAGCCTGACGATGACGGTCTACACCTACACGGGCACGGGTCAGCAGAGCGGACCGCCCCCCCAGGGCCAGCCGGGAGGTGGGCCTTGAATCTCCTCCAGCGTATTCCCCAACCGGCCAAGGTAGCCATAGCGGCCGTTTTGCTGGTGGGGGCGGTGGCCCTGTGGTACTGGGGATTCTTCCGCCCCAACCAGATCGCAGAAACAACCCCGGCCACCCCCACCCAGCCCGCTTCCTCTCCCCCCACCGCCACCGCCCGGCCCCTCGAGGTCATCCCCCTGCCCTTCCTGGTCACCGAAGCGCCCCGCTCTGCCGAGCCAGAGGAAAACCAGGAGGCACCAGGCAACGCCGCTTTGGGCCGGCCCCGGGTTACCGTTCCACCCAACCCCTTCGTCCCCCTGGTGGTCGAAACCCCCACTCCGCCGGCTGCCAGCGCGCCGGTGGCGGCCCTGCCCGCCCCAAGCCCACCGGTGAGCGCCCAGCCCATTCCCATCCAGCCAGCGCAGGTGCAGGTGCGCCAGCCTGCGACCCCTCTACCCGCGGCCAGCCTGCCCGGCACGAGGGCCAACATCGCCCCTGCACCGACCCCTGCCGCTTCCACGCCCACACCCCCTGGCCAGGCCCGCCTGGTCCAGGGGAGCGCCCGCGCCAGCCTGCCCAACCCCATCAACCTGGGCACAGGGCCCCTACCCATCCGGCTGCTCCCGCTGGAGCGGGAGCTTTCCAGCACACCAGAACCCCAGTCCGCCCAGCCCGCCCTGGACCTGAGCCCAAGTAGTGCAGAGCGCAGCGTGCTGGAGTTTGCTCGAGCCGAGCTGGAGCTCCGCACAGCGCAAGCCCTCGAGCTGCGCACCAGCCCACCCTCCGCCCCTGAGGCTTCCCGGAACCAGGAAAGCAGCCTGGCCCGCTTCGTGCGCGAGCAGGGCCTGCGGCTCTCGGGGGTGGTGCTTGGCCCAACCAGCGTAGCCATCTTCCAAAACAGGGATGGCTTTGTGGTGCTGCCGGTGGGACGCACCCTGCCGGGCAGCGACGTTCTGCTCAAAAGCCTGAATGCCCGCGAAGCCCTTCTGGTGCGAGGCTCGGAAAGCCTGACCCTTACCATTGAGAAACCCTAGGCGGTGAGTATGAAGCGTTTTCTTGCCCTTTTGGTAACGCTAAGCCTGGCGCTGGCCCAGGGCACCCTGCCGCGGGATGCCCGCTTCGACCAACCGGTGAGCAACATCGGGGCCAATCTGCCCCTAGCAGCCCTGCTGGACGCCCTGGCCCGCAGCGTGGGCCTCTCCCCCATCCTGCGGGACATCCCCACCGTCACGGTCACGGCCGATATCGACAACAAACCCTTCCGCCAGGTCTGGGACCTGCTTATCAACACCT
Proteins encoded in this region:
- a CDS encoding isocitrate/isopropylmalate dehydrogenase family protein, whose protein sequence is MKSYKICLIEGDGIGHEVIPAARLVLEATGLRLEFVEAQAGWETFERTGCSVPEATLEAIQNTDATLFGAATSPTQKVPGFFGAIRYLRRKLDLFANVRPAKHHPVPGSRPGVDLVVVRENTEGLYVEQERSYLDGDIAIADAVITRRASARIGAYAARLAASRPRKLLHVAHKANVLPMTQGLFMRTVFEEAARFPELKTQDIIIDNCAMQLVRNPERFDVIVTTNLFGDILSDLTAGLVGGLGIAASGNIGDKYAVFEPVHGSAPDIAGKGIANPAAAILSAAMMLEHLGETEAARRIEAAVDKALAEGPRTPDLGGQATTLEFAQAVAQAL
- the pilM gene encoding type IV pilus assembly protein PilM translates to MRDFFSGLLRPRVEALGLEIGTANLKMVELSGTPPSLKSLSIRPTPPGAIQEGSIIEPAVLADSLKEMLAEMRTRKRYVVTATSNLAVITRTLQVPKMPPKQLEEAVRWEAERYIPFPIDEVVLDYAPLDPLESVPDGEQIDVVVGAARQETVASLVETLKTAGLEPVVIDVKPFAGLRTLEARLRATDREPITLFLEIGAESSALVLTRGERLLLNRVLNLSGKDFTETIAKAFNLDAMAAEEAKKNYGLATIPTEDEDLLLDFDAERERFNPARMYDAVRPVLVELTTELRRSLEFFRVQVGDLGVDQGFVAGGGSKLRSLVPLLADTLGIPLEVADPWQGIQIDKSRFDLEYLRSLAPEFTVPVGLALRGVNPLD
- a CDS encoding flagellar protein FliT; this encodes MIKLNLLPKNLRRRVEPGWWRLAAIAVVLAALGTAGFLHYSTLSRIQALENQRDQLQVEVDVLRPFIAEQNRLNQQQRELEQLLSVRNRLQERFVPWSENLALVINQIPREGRRFGVALRSIGTKALTPQEVQSNVQNGVYDGKPVNIEFSLQGEAIGQSALIRFIEAFENSPRFGINFQNASLDQQRQLYTFGATVGLVSQPPATASNTTGGEGSGSPSR
- a CDS encoding type 4a pilus biogenesis protein PilO, whose amino-acid sequence is MGQREWAIVAMLAALLLGLMWHFLVTQPLQGRIPQLQAEIDRLTIERDRGRAAQRALPQLRETIARLEAERQQFLRELPPTEQLGRVLAGLAQTARESGVVLRSLNRSPGDNQGVANVRATNLALQVESPFPELYVFLRNLEAFQRFAVISGLNLTLAGAGNAPSDPTNPTISTSLTMTVYTYTGTGQQSGPPPQGQPGGGP